A part of Ictalurus furcatus strain D&B chromosome 8, Billie_1.0, whole genome shotgun sequence genomic DNA contains:
- the LOC128612055 gene encoding uncharacterized protein LOC128612055 → MPQKVGEGLAYKDVNISPEFKTSGYKMEKTDSGISLTISHIKKEHGGLYYCGQFNWQNVVVNLSRGTFLEVTDERDINVSVFQSGVSDSVPAGASVTLQCSVLSESRSAELQVLWFRAAPPQSHPQIIYTHHNSSHQCESGSSTHTCVYSFSKNILSLSDTGTYYCAVAVCGKIIFGNGTRVQLKSVDPAVIFLAVALVVCVVVISIQALLFCKWRTHEQHTNKQNTERRPKKTSTQDRDSVELNYAALHFKEKKTKKRIEKRKQPQDTVYSEVRSLATT, encoded by the exons ATGCCTCAAAAAGTGGGAGAAGGATTAGCATATAAGGATGTCAACATCAGCCCCGAGTTCAAAACATCTGGATATAAAATGGAGAAGACTGATAGCGGCATTTCTCTGACAATTTcacatataaaaaaagaacatggaGGACTTTACTACTGTGGACAATTTAACTGGCAAAATGTAGTTGTTAATCTATCCAGAGGAACTTTCTTGGAGGTAACAG ATGAGAGAGATATAAACGTCTCAGTGTTCCAGAGCGGCGTGTCGGACTCGGTTCCTGCAGGAGCGTCAGTGACTCTGCAGTGCTCGGTTCTCTCTGAGAGCAGATCAGCAGAACTCCAAGTGCTCTGGTTCAGAGCTGCTCCACCACAATCCCATCctcaaatcatttacactcatcACAACAGCAGCCATCAGTGTGAGAGCGgctcttctacacacacctgtgtgtacaGCTTCTCCAAGAACATCCTCAGCCTCAGTGATACTGGAACTTACTACTGCGCTGTGGCCGTGTGTGGGAAGATCATTTTTGGGAACGGGACACGAGTACAACTGa AATCTGTGGATCCTGCGGTGATCTTCCTCGCTGTAGCTTTGGTTGTGTGCGTGGTTGTGATCTCTATTCAAGCTCTGTTATTCTGTAAGTGGAGAACCCATGAACAACACACAA acaaacaaaacactgagagaAGACCTAAGAAAACAAGCACTCAG GACCGTGACTCTGTGGAGCTGAATTATGCTGCcttacattttaaagaaaagaaaaccaaaaaaaggatagaaaagagaaaacaacCCCAAGACACTGTTTACTCTGAAGTCAGATCTCTCGCCACTACCTAG
- the LOC128611993 gene encoding uncharacterized protein LOC128611993: MTGFWIITLIFNTMYTVQHGRRWVTAQSLTESPVYQPHKELSVNIGDSANLRCCISEKEFGMMAWFKQTNREKPQHIIKFFKMSEDISYSGIQESRLQIKRSSNCFNMTILDIIRSDEAMYYCALLMTHNPVFGDGTYLKIKGDHVTISSETSKPALCDNSVVCEPTLHGNSTNMNTHEKTVLGLGTALGLCALLIFCLIYFTLRRRKSNTSIEDSPGMRKESEAETLHYAALQFSKRKAKDEKKKTGSFDECVYSDVKKTVRCNIND, from the exons atgactggTTTTTGGATTATAACTTTGATCTTCAACACCATGT atACAGTCCAACATGGTAGACGCTGGGTTACTGCACAATCCCTCACAGAGTCACCAGTTTATCAGCCTCATAAAGAGCTCAGTGTGAATATCGGAGACTCGGCTAATCTACGGTGTTGTATTTCAGAAAAGGAATTTGGGATGATGGCCTGGtttaagcaaacaaacagagaaaaacCTCAACATATCATCAAGTTCTTTAAGATGTCTGAAGACATCTCTTATAGTGGAATTCAAGAGTCTCGTCTTCAAATAAAAAGATCTTCAAACTGCTTCAATATGACCATTTTAGACATCATTCGGTCTGATGAAGCCATGTACTACTGTGCACTATTGATGACTCACAACCCTGTGTTTGGAGAtggaacttatttaaaaattaaag GTGATCATGTTACTATTTCTTCAGAAACATCTAAACCAGCTCTGTGTGAtaattcagtggtgtgtgaaccaacactgcatggaaacagcactaacatgaacacacacgagAAAACAG TGCTCGGTTTGGGAACGGCTTTGGGTTTGTGCGCACTTCtgattttctgtctcatttatttcacactgaggagAAGGAAAT CGAACACTTCTATAGAAGATTCTCCAGGAATGAGGAAG gaatctgaagctgaaACATTGCATTATGCAGCTTTGCAATTCTCGAAGAGGAAAGCCAAAgacgaaaaaaagaaaactgggTCATTCGACGAGTGTGTGTACTCTGATGTGAAGAAAACTGTAAGATGTAACATAAATGATTGA